In the genome of Brachypodium distachyon strain Bd21 chromosome 3, Brachypodium_distachyon_v3.0, whole genome shotgun sequence, the window CCATGTGTGGGCTGTGGCTGCCCACCGGCCGATCGACCACCCCCACCCCCGTTGCGGCCAGGCAAACACCCAACGCCCCCTAGACGAACGCTTTGATTGACGCGTCAGGGGAAAAGGCCGGCATCTCACGCCCCGCGACCGCGAGATCCATGCACGTACGACGCGCCGATATGAAGGCGGTTACGCAGTAAAGTCGCTTGGCCGACGGCGGTGGAGGGAAGCGTAGACAGCGGCGGTCTAGTGGACGGAGCAAGGTCGGCAGAGGCGGTTGCGGCCACAAAGGTTTGTTCGGGTCACGCCGAAAACGCCTGTCCGCTGCGCTGAGTGTGCCCACGCCACGCGAGACGCGAGGCTTTTACGTACGTGCTGGGGGACTTTGGAACGGGGGAACCGGAAGCGTAGACAGCTAGGGCTTATTCAGTTGTGATGTGCTGTGGTTTACTGGTTTGATTTCTGCTGGCCAAGTTCCGGGAAGCATTGTCGATGGGCAACGACGACCGGCCGACAGGGATGGCAAGCGGTAGAAGCGAATATACATGTGTTTCGTTGATGTCACGATGTGGAGGAAAGGATTGTTTGTTGTTGCTCCTGTGATATCAGGTCAGCGTAGATACTTGGAACGAGATAGGTGGGCGGGCGGTGAGCCAATTTTCCTCGAAAAATGATTAACTTGGGAGGGCAGCAAAACACACGGAGAGGTTAAAGAATTGGTTGATGTGCCTTGTTCGACTATGTTTCTTACGGAGTACTATCTTAACCATGTTTATCATATCCGTTGTGACATGTACACGACAACAGGACAAGTGTCTCCaagaaaagttttttttttttggtctgAAGATTTCAGGACGAGTTATCGTGAATCATTGGGCGGTCGTGTTTTGGGAGCCTTCCTTGAACGATCCAGATTCAGCCCACGGACATTGCGTGGGCCGTTTCTTCTTGACCAACAACAAAAGGTGCAAGAATTGTTTTCGAAGTTGGGCTGTACTACTACCCCGCAAGAATTGCTCGAGAATTCGGATACCTCGCCGGGTCCGAGTAAGCAACGACGACCCCGCCGAGGACTATTTCGTCACGAAGCAATCCAAATCAAGCGAAGCAAAAAGCGCGTTCCACGCCGCAATCGCACTATATAAATTCAGCACCCGCGACGCCACAAAATTCCAACCCGAATAGAGGCGAGTACCCGCTCTTAAGCGACCTACCTAGCTAGCGGTTCGCCGCCGCGGTGCCCAAAGGGGGGCGCGCGCGTGCGAAGAACCAGCAGCAGCGAGGCGAGGCGAACTTCAATTCGATTCCGATCGatgaagcagcagcaccaaGCAACACGGTGCCATCTCCTCTCCCGGACCGCCTCCCGCAACGACGCGGCGGAGGCAATGGCGCCGGCGATCACCAAGGGCTGCGCGACGTTCTGGGTCGCGGAGAACAAGGGTCGGGACCAGCCGCTGCGGCGGTTCGCGGTGCCGGTGGCGCTGCTGGGGCACCCGCGGATCCTGGAGCTGCTcggggaggcgcgggaggAGTACGGGTACTCGCACCagggcgccgtcgtcgtcccctGCGGCGCCGAGCGATTCCAGAGGGCGGTGGACGCGGCGAGGGCAGATAACAGgcaacaccaccaccatcatcaCTTCGGCCTTCCTCACCTTGCCGGGTGCTTTAAGCCCTCGCATGTTGTTGCTTAGGATCGAGGCCATGCTCGCCCTTTCTTGGTTTGGTGATCAAAATTGGTATCCACCACCATGTAAAAATTTGATCGGATTCTTTGATTCTTTCTTGGTTTGGTGATCGAATTGGTATCCACCACCATGTAAATTTTTTGTAGCTGTGAAAGGTTGTTGATTAGTACTAGTTTCTATTGTATATGTCACAGAACTCTTGTACATGATCGTTCAATTGTTGGTCAAAAATTGTTCTCTGTCCGACTCTGTTTTACAAGAATTTTGAGCAAGAACATTTAGTTAATCGATTCTTAAAGCCTCACCTTCAATTCGCGTACTCGTACGTGGTTCCAGAATTGTAAACATATAAGCGACCTCGAAATGCCATGTCTCCTTTTTTTATGTTTGACTGTGATCATCCACAGAGTGGAACCCAACTAGTTACAGTCTTACGGACGGGAGCCTTGCTTGACTATGGTCGCCGAGGAGGAACACGGCCGGAAGTTCTTTTTGGTCTGAGGAAGAGGAATTGTACATCGAtcgtggttttttttttcataggGTTTATGACGTGTTTATTATTCTGTTATTGGATAATATACGATGATCGAGTTGACAGACAGACCTAGTCAAGGCCTGGACCGAGACAAAGAAGCAGAGCAAAGGAGCTTTCCTAGTAGAAGTCATGTTTTGACTGAACAGTTGTGTTTCACTCGAAAGAAACAATGAAGACTAAACGGTTATGCATCTGCCAAATTTCCACGACGAAGACGTCAAAGTTTCATGTCCCACTGAATATGTACCAGAAAAGTTTcttcagtactccctccgtttcacaaAGATTGACACGGTTTTGAACTATAACCAGTTCAAAGTCACGCCGatttttatgaaatggagggagtattagtttctggtactccttccgtttttttttgtacGGCGTATATTTTCTTGCACGAAGATTagcgccgccggccatccACGAGCATGCCAGCAACTGCTGGCTTTCTCCCGTACATGAATTCATCAATAACTGCCCATATCCGTGCAAGGAAAAGGATTTCcgcaagaagaaaaatgaagcaaAATGAAACTGCTGTTTTTTTCTCCGCATGCTACAGTGGGCTGCCGTTTCTCCTCTCTTGTGCAACTGAATCGCGCCTTACATTTCGAAACTTATGTGAAAAATTTACACGCCCTGTATataaaaacggagggagtacatattttttttccctaatTATCAAAACCGTACAcactggttttttttttgcccactgaaattaaacagtgtTGGTGCAACATATAACAGTTTTGCATCGGACTTGCCATGTGGCAATCCATCGTGAGCGCATGGGAGCATCGTGTCAGTTCTCGGCGCTCACCAAGGAGAAGTGCTAGACGTTGGTGACACCAAGGAAAAAAGGGCCCAGGAGATGGTGcgaagaaaggaaaggaacgTGCTAATGCGAGTGAGATGGGGGAATAGAACCAACCATGTGGCAAATCACATGCAAAATAACTTGACAATAGCTCAATGTCGCTTTTGGGCGGGTAGAGGGACCAATACGGTCGCAAGTGGGAGCTCACTAAGTCCCACTTCTAGTGcaatttttcaattttagttcaaattttgagtcCAGTATTTGAACTAGCAAATCCCAAATGAAATAGAAGTGGGACTTATGTGGGTTCCACTTCCAACCCTACGGACCAAGCTATCCGCTTTTGGCAACTCAGAGACGAAATACCTagtaaaaaaatgcatgaCCAAATGTATACTTTTATGATAGTTGGGGGagaaaatatataattatcTCCTGAATATAAGTGAAATGCTCTTAGCTCCTATTGACGCAAGGTTTTTGGGCAAGAAATTATAATGCTCCTTTTCAAGTGTAAAGAGTAGTTCTAGTGCACATTGAGTGAATTCCAATCATCGCCCTTGGATCTTTATCAAAGTGTCCtacattgttttgttttttttgcagggaaaAAACTTCAATTAATCAGGAATTCTGTTACAGTCATT includes:
- the LOC104584290 gene encoding auxin-responsive protein SAUR32, translating into MKQQHQATRCHLLSRTASRNDAAEAMAPAITKGCATFWVAENKGRDQPLRRFAVPVALLGHPRILELLGEAREEYGYSHQGAVVVPCGAERFQRAVDAARADNRQHHHHHHFGLPHLAGCFKPSHVVA